The following proteins come from a genomic window of Kocuria palustris:
- a CDS encoding pyridoxal phosphate-dependent aminotransferase, which translates to MSERISRRIAAIAPSATLAVDAQAKALKAEGHPIIGFGAGEPDFPTPAHIVEAAAEALQDPSNFRYSPGPGLPDLRRAIADTTAERSGWQVDPSQVVVTNGGKQAVYEAFAAVLDEGDEVLLPAPYWTTYPEAIRLAGGVPVEVFAGAEHGYKVTPEMLEEKLTDRTKAILHCSPSNPTGAVFSPEETRALGAWAAEKGIFVIADEIYQQLTYDGTPFTSIAGACPELGENVIVLNGVAKTYAMTGWRVGWLIGPADVVKAVSTLQSHLTSNVNNIAQRAAVAALTGPQDDVTAMGEAFDRRRRLAVEMLSAIDGVTVPEPQGAFYVYPDVSALLGRDFDGSTPQTSAELAGLILEKAQVAVVPGEAFGPSGYFRLSYALGDDDLREGLTRLQDFLGGAR; encoded by the coding sequence ATGTCCGAACGCATCTCCCGCCGCATCGCGGCGATCGCCCCGTCGGCCACACTGGCAGTCGACGCCCAGGCCAAGGCCCTCAAGGCCGAGGGGCATCCGATCATCGGCTTCGGCGCCGGCGAGCCCGACTTCCCGACCCCCGCGCACATCGTCGAGGCCGCTGCCGAGGCCCTGCAGGACCCGTCGAACTTCCGCTACTCCCCCGGCCCCGGCCTGCCCGATCTGCGCCGCGCGATCGCGGACACGACCGCCGAGCGCAGCGGCTGGCAGGTGGACCCCTCGCAGGTCGTGGTGACCAACGGCGGCAAGCAGGCCGTCTACGAGGCCTTCGCCGCGGTGCTGGACGAGGGCGACGAGGTCCTGCTGCCCGCCCCGTACTGGACCACGTACCCGGAGGCCATCCGCCTGGCCGGCGGCGTGCCCGTCGAGGTCTTCGCCGGTGCCGAGCACGGCTACAAGGTGACCCCCGAGATGCTCGAGGAGAAGCTCACCGATCGCACCAAGGCGATCCTGCACTGCTCGCCGTCGAACCCGACCGGCGCGGTGTTCTCCCCGGAGGAGACCAGGGCGCTGGGCGCCTGGGCCGCCGAGAAGGGGATCTTCGTGATCGCCGATGAGATCTACCAGCAGCTCACCTACGACGGCACCCCGTTCACCTCGATCGCCGGGGCCTGCCCGGAGCTCGGCGAGAACGTCATCGTGCTCAACGGCGTGGCCAAGACCTACGCCATGACCGGCTGGCGCGTGGGCTGGCTGATCGGCCCCGCGGACGTCGTGAAGGCCGTGAGCACGCTGCAGTCGCACCTGACCTCGAACGTCAACAACATCGCCCAGCGCGCGGCGGTCGCCGCGCTGACCGGGCCGCAGGACGATGTCACCGCCATGGGCGAGGCATTCGACCGCCGTCGGCGGCTGGCCGTGGAGATGCTCTCGGCGATCGACGGCGTCACCGTCCCCGAGCCCCAGGGCGCGTTCTACGTCTATCCGGACGTCAGCGCGCTGCTGGGCCGCGACTTCGACGGCAGCACCCCGCAGACCTCGGCCGAGCTGGCCGGGCTGATCCTCGAGAAGGCGCAGGTGGCGGTCGTTCCGGGCGAGGCCTTCGGCCCGTCGGGCTACTTCCGGCTCTCCTACGCCCTGGGCGACGACGACCTGCGCGAGGGCCTGACCCGGCTGCAGGACTTCCTGGGCGGTGCCCGATGA
- the ppk2 gene encoding polyphosphate kinase 2 — translation MAEAPQENLREFIDKLVEQGYTVTDGHTADPDLIDPGGSAVETWREGGYPYDERMSREDYELEKYRLQIELLKFQYWGQDNDLKHIILFEGRDAAGKGGTIKRFTEHLNPRAARTVALSTPTEREKGQWYFQRYIEHFPTNGEIVMFDRSWYNRGNVERVMGYCTDEEYEVFMKQAPVFEKMLVDAGIHLTKFWFSVTQHEQRTRFAIRQIDPVRRWKLSPNDLASLDRWDDYTLAKEETFRRTDTDHAPWITIKSNDKKRARLNAMRYFLNQFDYEDKDESVVYPPDPQIVRRGRDAVDD, via the coding sequence ATGGCAGAAGCGCCGCAGGAGAACCTCCGCGAGTTCATCGACAAGCTCGTCGAGCAGGGCTACACCGTCACCGACGGCCATACCGCCGACCCCGATCTGATCGATCCGGGCGGATCCGCCGTGGAGACCTGGCGCGAAGGCGGGTACCCGTACGACGAGCGGATGTCGCGCGAGGACTACGAGCTCGAGAAGTACCGCCTGCAGATCGAGCTGCTGAAGTTCCAGTACTGGGGCCAGGACAACGACCTCAAGCACATCATCCTGTTCGAGGGCCGCGACGCCGCCGGCAAGGGCGGCACGATCAAGCGCTTCACCGAGCACCTGAACCCCCGTGCCGCGCGCACCGTCGCTCTGAGCACCCCCACCGAGCGGGAGAAGGGGCAGTGGTACTTCCAGCGCTACATCGAGCACTTCCCCACGAACGGCGAGATCGTGATGTTCGACAGATCCTGGTACAACCGGGGCAATGTCGAGCGGGTCATGGGCTACTGCACCGATGAGGAGTACGAGGTCTTCATGAAGCAGGCCCCGGTCTTCGAGAAGATGCTCGTGGACGCCGGGATCCACCTGACCAAGTTCTGGTTCTCGGTCACCCAGCACGAGCAGCGCACCCGGTTCGCGATCCGCCAGATCGATCCCGTCCGGCGCTGGAAGCTCTCGCCGAACGATCTCGCCTCGCTCGATCGCTGGGACGACTACACGCTGGCCAAGGAGGAGACGTTCCGCCGCACGGACACGGATCACGCTCCCTGGATCACGATCAAGTCGAATGACAAGAAGCGAGCGCGCCTCAACGCCATGCGCTACTTCCTGAACCAGTTCGACTACGAGGACAAGGACGAGTCGGTCGTCTACCCGCCTGATCCGCAGATCGTGCGCCGCGGCCGCGACGCCGTCGACGACTGA